The sequence CAGACTTGGGAACTAGATTGTTCTTATGGTGTTAAAGGTTTGGCACGCTTTCGGGTTAATGTCTATAAAGATCGCGGTGCTTACGCTGCTTGTTTACGGGCTTTAAGTTCCAAAATTCCTAATTTTGAAAAGTTAGGTTTGCCAGATGTGGTCAGAGAAATGACGGAAAAACCCAGGGGATTGATTTTAGTTACAGGCCCCACTGGTTCAGGCAAAACAACTACTCTGGCAGCGATGATTGATTTAATCAACCGCACTAAAGCCGAGCATATTTTAACAGTAGAAGACCCAATTGAGTTTGTTTATGAACCCATTAAAAGTTTAGTTCATCAACGACAATTAGGCGAAGATACGAAAAGTTTTGCTAATGCCTTAAAAGCTGCTTTGCGGGAAGATCCGGACATTATTTTAGTAGGAGAAATGCGAGATTTAGAAACAATTTCTTTAGCAATTTCTGCCGCAGAAACAGGACACTTAGTATTTGGTACACTCCACACCAGTTCAGCCGCTCAAACTGTTGACAGAATTATCGATGTTTTCCCCCATGAAAAACAAACCCAAGTAAGGGTGCAGTTATCTAACTCATTAGTAGCTGTATTTAGCCAAACTTTAGTACCCAAGAAAAATCCTAAACCAGGTGAATATGGTCGAGTGATGGCGCAAGAAATTATGATTATTACTCCTGCTATTTCTAACTTAATTCGAGAAGGGAAAACATCACAAATTTATTCAGCAATTCAGACTGGTGGTAAATTGGGAATGCAAACTTTAGAGAAAGTTTTAGCTGATTTGTATAAAGCGGGAACTATTTCTTTTGAAGCTGCAATGTCTAAAACTTCTAAACCAGACGAAGTTCAACGCCTCATTGGTGGTAGCGCACCTCCAGCAAATGCAGGTGCAAAACCCGGAGTGGCTAAAGCACATTAGTATTCAGGGTTCGTATTCATCAAACTCATAAATAGGAAATGGGACATCGGTTATCTTCCCCATTGCCTATTCCCCATGTTCCATTCCTTATTCTTCAACATCTATGCCAAATTATGTAGCCCGAATTCGAGATTCCCAGGGAAAATCTCGCACAGAAAAACTTGTAGCTGAATCCTTAGCACAAGCTCGTACTAATCTTAGAGAGCAAGGTTTTGTCATTCAAGAATTGAAACAGTCTCAAGGACTTGCTCTCAGTTTTGATTTCCAGAAAATTCAGAACTATTTTGCTAAAGTTGCTGTTAAAGATAAAGCTGTTTTTTCTCGTCAATTTGCTGCTTTAACTAATGCAGGGGTAGCAA is a genomic window of Fortiea contorta PCC 7126 containing:
- a CDS encoding type IV pilus twitching motility protein PilT, yielding MELMIEDLMEQMIEMGGSDMHLSAGLPPYFRISGKLTPIGENILTADQCQRLIFSMLNNTQRKTLEQTWELDCSYGVKGLARFRVNVYKDRGAYAACLRALSSKIPNFEKLGLPDVVREMTEKPRGLILVTGPTGSGKTTTLAAMIDLINRTKAEHILTVEDPIEFVYEPIKSLVHQRQLGEDTKSFANALKAALREDPDIILVGEMRDLETISLAISAAETGHLVFGTLHTSSAAQTVDRIIDVFPHEKQTQVRVQLSNSLVAVFSQTLVPKKNPKPGEYGRVMAQEIMIITPAISNLIREGKTSQIYSAIQTGGKLGMQTLEKVLADLYKAGTISFEAAMSKTSKPDEVQRLIGGSAPPANAGAKPGVAKAH